The segment tcACTTAACAGAGTCCCCTAGCAAAAAGAGTCGGCTGGGGACTGGAGGAGCAGCGGGCGACAGTGGGGATGAGAATGACATGGAATCAGTTGGAGATTTGGAGGAAAATGAAGATCAGGAAATGGATTTTATACAGGATTCCTCTCATGGCACTGAGCAACCAGAAATATGCCAAGGTTAGGGTTGCAAGTAATGAATATTTTGGATATTGATTAGCGCTTTGcccattttctttctatcatTCATCTAATGAATTCTTCAAAAACTGTCAGTTGTTCACAATATAGATGTATATCATTGAAAATTATATAAAACTCAAACAGGCAGCAAAGTCTCACACTTAAGAAGATGTAATAGCCGAATGTGGCTTTTTTGCTTGACAAATGGCTTATAAGATTAACTGGTTATCAAAATTGTTGATACATGTTTGCATGATCGACTAACCAGTTAATTGCCTCATTGTTTCAGCATGAGCCAAAATGTTAtcagtgatgtgtgtgtctaCCAAAGCAGATGTTATTAAATGAATGATTACTTAGCTAATAATTATCTATGCATGCAAGTGCTTTCTAATGTGGCATCTCTGTGTAGTCTGATCATTTAACTGTGAGTTAACTTATCTTTGATTGATTGGATTTCTTGCTGCCATTAGATCTGATCACAGGCAGTTTAGTGGTTTTATTTAAATCAAGGTTTTCCCTCTGTATAAATCAGGCGCCCTTGGAGATGTGAATTTATCCCCTCGAGTCGTCCTCGGTGAGCGCTGCAGACCCCGTCATGCTGTAAATGAAGATGCAGACTGGATGAAAACAGCGAGAGGTAGGAGAAGGCTCTATCTTTTGTCTGCATGGGAGTGATTACATCAAGAGAGGATAACACAGTCGTTGTAATCTGGCTTGCTTGTTTTCAGTAAAACCATCAACAAAAGGACCAGTAGCCCCCACCAAGACTGCCATACAAATCAGACCTCCGGCAAACAGACATGACATGCCGATCCCTAAGGTCACCAGCATGGCTGACTACAAGAAAACAATGGAGGCCAAAGCCAGGAGCACTGgtattgttttttcattttggcagATTTCTAGCGCCCCCACTTTTGTCAAGAAAATTGCACTGGGCATCTTCACCCTCAGTGGATTTACATTTCTAAAAATGATCAGATTTTTACATCAGTAAATTCTGCCTCACTTTTAGGTATACCGTCAGTTAACCACTATGTCCCAAGTGCGTATCCAGCCTCGGAGAAACCCTACACAACGCGACAACGTGTGAATAACATTCcaacagaaaaagaaactgtTAAGCCCAAAAAACAAGGTATTCCAGCTCCAACTGAATAATTCAGTCATTAGCAACATCTAATGTAGCTGTGACgtgtttgacattgatttaatgagatttttttcttttgcaaggGGTAAAGAAAACGCCAGTTGCAAAGACAAGCTCTGGGTATTCCTGTAGAGGTAAGCTATAGTATTTTAATTACATTATCTTTGAACCCAAAGCTGCTTCTTCTACATGTGTTGCAATTCTACATTTGAATATGGCCTTGTGTCTTTCCAGGAGTCATATGGTGTTTATGGCGTTTGATTCTCCTGGTGCTGTTCTGTTCTGCCGTGTTGCTGGCATACAAGATAAAAAAGACTGCAGACAGTAGAAAGTTTCCATCCGGGGCTGTAAAATCAGAAAGGTTTGCAGATCAGTTGTCTCTTCTTGAGGCCCAGTTCCCAAATCAGCGGCCTGTTTTGTGGAAGAGGAGCAAGATCCACCTGGAGAAGCACCTCCAGACAGCCCAGCCCACAGAGCCAGTCAGTCTGATCTTTACTGCAGGGCAGAGTGCTGAGAGGACGCTGCACTGCCTGGCTCGGGGGCTGGCCTCCTCCTTCTCCGCTGCCCTCAACGCCTCTGTCCTCCACATCGATGGAGCCAGTAAAGCCAGCCAGGGCAGCGATGAGGTGAAGCTGGACATCGACAGCCAGTTGCGAGCGGCTTTTGACGGTGACAAACCCGTGGCTGTTATTCATCGCTTCGAGGAGCTGCCTCCAGGCTCCACCCTCATTTTTTATCGCTACTGTGACCACGAGAACGCCGCATACAAGCgggtgtttttgttgtttactgtGCTACTTCCTCAAGATGAGGTCAAGGTTGATCAGAATCTGAAGCAAGTGGAGGAGTTGGTGCAAGACTATCTCAAGGAAAGGCTGGTGGACTCCAGCAGCCAGATTGCCTTCAATGAGATGGACATTGACAAGTTTGGTGGACTGTGGAGCCGCATCTCCCATCTTATTTTACCTGTGGTGTTTGAGAAGGAAGTAGAGCAGAAAGGATGCTGATGACATCAGAATACCACTTTGGACCAGCCTGATCCTGCTTGGGAAGAACATGTAAATATAACGTGTGTGTGCTGTTACATTTCACATGTAGACTTGAGTGAAAATGTTTGAAGGTTGTGttaatctctctctgtctgagaTGAGATTGTTCTCATGCTGCAGTCCATTGTTGATGATTCAGTTTAACTGCTCACAAAATGTCCAGCACTGATCTTttttatacatgcatacatgtaCAGGCTTTTGCCTTCATTCCACTTCCAAAGAAGGATATGAAATCCATGTTCTCATGCACATTTAGCATACGATCTATAGCTTAATTTGTTGTATCCTTGTTTTGTGTCATGAATCTGTATTGACAGCACTTTGTTCAACTGATTTTAACCCTTCTAAAAGGTTAAATAATTAGCATGGATTACACAggctcaaaataaaacaaaaaagttttgttttctgacGACAGCTTTTGTTTTAGGTGTTCATGTTTGTTGGTCTGTATCAAACCTTGCGGACAACTGATGGCTTATATATTTCTGTTTAATGTCCCCATGGAGATGTGCTTCCCTTCATTTAATTCTCTGGTGTACACATTTGGATTTGCACTAAAGTTTGCTTTAACTATCCATCTTATCCAGAGTGCTGGCTTTTATGAggtatattttataaatattttatattctttgttttttttctgaatgtgtatatttgtgttatCTTTCCTAGATTGGAATATTTTTGAATgctttgtgtatatatatattgaagataaaaagctttgtttttttgcacctGTTGTCAAGAAACCACTGAGA is part of the Epinephelus moara isolate mb chromosome 10, YSFRI_EMoa_1.0, whole genome shotgun sequence genome and harbors:
- the LOC126396137 gene encoding torsin-1A-interacting protein 2-like isoform X1, with product MDSRVSEKEASRPLRRSARHSSGNVKVLSYEPTPRGPLKRTRKRTENQAPAAAVNGSRDVEDGSEDEGGMLKESPSKKSRLGTGGAAGDSGDENDMESVGDLEENEDQEMDFIQDSSHGTEQPEICQGALGDVNLSPRVVLGERCRPRHAVNEDADWMKTARVKPSTKGPVAPTKTAIQIRPPANRHDMPIPKVTSMADYKKTMEAKARSTGIPSVNHYVPSAYPASEKPYTTRQRVNNIPTEKETVKPKKQGVKKTPVAKTSSGYSCRGVIWCLWRLILLVLFCSAVLLAYKIKKTADSRKFPSGAVKSERFADQLSLLEAQFPNQRPVLWKRSKIHLEKHLQTAQPTEPVSLIFTAGQSAERTLHCLARGLASSFSAALNASVLHIDGASKASQGSDEVKLDIDSQLRAAFDGDKPVAVIHRFEELPPGSTLIFYRYCDHENAAYKRVFLLFTVLLPQDEVKVDQNLKQVEELVQDYLKERLVDSSSQIAFNEMDIDKFGGLWSRISHLILPVVFEKEVEQKGC
- the LOC126396137 gene encoding torsin-1A-interacting protein 2-like isoform X2 gives rise to the protein MDSRVSEKEASRPLRRSARHSSGNVKVLSYEPTPRGPLKRTRKRTENQAPAAAVNGSRDVEDGSEDEESPSKKSRLGTGGAAGDSGDENDMESVGDLEENEDQEMDFIQDSSHGTEQPEICQGALGDVNLSPRVVLGERCRPRHAVNEDADWMKTARVKPSTKGPVAPTKTAIQIRPPANRHDMPIPKVTSMADYKKTMEAKARSTGIPSVNHYVPSAYPASEKPYTTRQRVNNIPTEKETVKPKKQGVKKTPVAKTSSGYSCRGVIWCLWRLILLVLFCSAVLLAYKIKKTADSRKFPSGAVKSERFADQLSLLEAQFPNQRPVLWKRSKIHLEKHLQTAQPTEPVSLIFTAGQSAERTLHCLARGLASSFSAALNASVLHIDGASKASQGSDEVKLDIDSQLRAAFDGDKPVAVIHRFEELPPGSTLIFYRYCDHENAAYKRVFLLFTVLLPQDEVKVDQNLKQVEELVQDYLKERLVDSSSQIAFNEMDIDKFGGLWSRISHLILPVVFEKEVEQKGC